The Acidobacteriota bacterium genome includes a region encoding these proteins:
- a CDS encoding SulP family inorganic anion transporter, with product MTGEPPGRGLQAGLASNAALRKAFTVLTVGFVSGISLIIGEVALVSLAFSGQLAPYLSQGIGLILFGTAAACVVTGLRSGFAGAAAGPTMATMIALGVIGGSLTATRDELLPTMVAIIVVGSVATAACALLIERFRLANLVRFFPYPVSSGFVAGTGGLACVVALRLMGVRLEAEALASLFDPLVVTNWGVGVAYGLGLYFASRRWPSPLLMPGSFIAGTGLLHFGMARFGVSTQEAQDRGLLFAGISGSDLWPPMALDDAARIDWSAVGPQIPNILVLILVTLLCTALYIGGIELASGRELDWNREFGAVGLGSLAAGLGGAPPGTYVVPTSLRNLMLGAGLKSTSIAVAVVTASPLIFGDVLLTLVPVPLMGGVLLFTGVALLDQWLLKVRKRLPLSDYAIILVIFVTILALGFLEGVAIGMLITILFFVVRLSRVDVVDATFSLRDERSHRVRPIPDRAILRAEGSRVRGYRLRGYIFFGAGYPLADRLQGSLGEEPRPVCIVLDFKAVSGLDFSTVSAMCRFILAARRAGTRVVMSRAPATLEKELQRNLPPPVFGSVVFAPDDDQALEHCEDVLISSYEPPDDAEGGEPSLLETVGADMERHLDRQVLFEELVGDLRDWLDTREHAEGETLLAAGESNDTLQLITAGRASVFDAAGARSRQLGPGDAVEPRAPVAAPTAAAAVVADEPCTTATLTASALRLLEESDPKLTAKLYRYLLNAGARTAD from the coding sequence ATGACTGGAGAACCCCCCGGGAGAGGGCTGCAGGCCGGCCTTGCGTCGAATGCGGCACTCCGAAAGGCGTTCACCGTGCTCACGGTCGGATTCGTCTCCGGCATCAGTCTGATCATCGGCGAGGTGGCCCTTGTGAGCCTGGCCTTCTCGGGACAGCTCGCGCCCTACCTGTCCCAGGGCATCGGGCTGATCCTGTTCGGCACCGCCGCCGCCTGCGTGGTGACCGGGCTCAGAAGCGGCTTTGCGGGCGCCGCCGCCGGGCCCACGATGGCGACGATGATCGCCCTCGGGGTGATCGGCGGTTCGCTCACCGCTACCCGTGACGAGCTGCTGCCAACCATGGTCGCGATCATCGTTGTGGGTTCGGTCGCGACGGCGGCCTGCGCTCTCCTCATCGAGCGCTTCCGCCTCGCCAACCTCGTGCGTTTCTTTCCCTACCCCGTTTCGTCCGGCTTCGTCGCGGGCACGGGCGGACTCGCCTGCGTCGTGGCTCTGAGGCTCATGGGCGTGCGGCTCGAGGCCGAAGCGCTCGCATCGCTGTTCGATCCGCTCGTCGTCACGAACTGGGGCGTCGGCGTCGCCTACGGCCTCGGCCTGTACTTCGCCAGCCGCCGCTGGCCCAGCCCCCTGCTGATGCCGGGGAGCTTCATCGCCGGCACGGGCCTCCTGCACTTCGGCATGGCGCGCTTCGGTGTCTCGACCCAGGAGGCGCAGGACAGGGGCCTCCTGTTCGCGGGCATCTCGGGATCGGACCTGTGGCCTCCCATGGCACTCGACGATGCGGCGCGCATCGACTGGAGCGCGGTCGGCCCTCAGATTCCGAACATCCTCGTACTCATCCTGGTGACCCTGCTCTGCACCGCCCTGTACATCGGCGGCATCGAGCTGGCGTCCGGTCGCGAGTTGGACTGGAACCGGGAGTTCGGCGCCGTCGGACTCGGAAGCCTGGCGGCCGGTCTCGGCGGCGCGCCGCCCGGCACGTACGTCGTTCCGACCTCTCTTCGCAACCTGATGCTCGGCGCCGGCCTCAAGTCGACCAGCATCGCGGTGGCGGTGGTGACCGCCTCGCCGCTGATCTTCGGCGACGTCCTGCTCACACTCGTGCCCGTGCCGCTCATGGGCGGGGTCCTGCTGTTCACGGGCGTGGCACTGCTCGACCAGTGGCTGCTGAAGGTCCGCAAGCGCCTGCCGCTGAGCGACTACGCGATCATCCTGGTGATCTTCGTGACGATCCTGGCCCTGGGATTCCTCGAAGGCGTCGCCATCGGCATGCTGATCACGATCCTCTTCTTCGTCGTGCGCCTGAGTCGGGTCGACGTCGTCGACGCAACCTTCTCCCTGCGGGACGAGCGAAGCCATCGCGTCCGCCCGATACCGGACCGGGCGATCCTGCGGGCCGAGGGGTCGCGGGTCCGGGGCTACAGGCTTCGGGGCTACATCTTCTTCGGCGCCGGCTATCCGCTGGCGGACCGGCTCCAGGGGTCACTCGGCGAAGAGCCCAGGCCTGTGTGCATCGTGCTCGACTTCAAGGCTGTATCCGGCCTCGACTTCTCGACCGTCAGCGCCATGTGCCGCTTCATCCTGGCCGCTCGCCGCGCCGGCACCCGGGTGGTCATGAGCAGGGCCCCCGCCACGCTCGAAAAGGAGCTGCAGCGGAACCTGCCGCCGCCGGTGTTCGGCAGCGTCGTCTTCGCTCCGGATGACGATCAGGCGCTGGAACACTGCGAGGACGTGCTGATCTCCTCCTACGAGCCGCCCGACGACGCGGAAGGCGGAGAGCCTTCCCTGCTGGAGACCGTGGGCGCCGACATGGAGCGTCACCTCGACCGGCAGGTCCTCTTCGAGGAGCTGGTCGGCGATCTCCGGGACTGGCTGGACACCCGGGAGCACGCCGAGGGCGAAACTCTCCTTGCCGCCGGCGAGTCGAACGACACGCTCCAGCTGATCACCGCCGGACGGGCCTCCGTGTTCGACGCAGCCGGCGCGCGCAGCCGCCAACTGGGGCCGGGCGACGCGGTCGAGCCCCGGGCGCCCGTCGCCGCCCCGACAGCGGCGGCCGCGGTCGTCGCCGACGAGCCCTGCACGACAGCGACGCTGACCGCTTCCGCCCTGCGGCTGCTCGAGGAGAGCGACCCGAAGCTCACGGCGAAGCTGTACCGCTACCTGCTGAATGCCGGCGCGCGAACGGCCGACTGA
- a CDS encoding sulfatase: MRCRAFRYPGAQAQIVGVFWDDVEVASLEFDAGFTEGGFVVPAERATPGSHRLALVPAYFGRPEGSGDAVQAPRHSRKLSFACDWIALGDGPVAGEARGEGDTLWIPAASEVSFFLEPENELELQWEGVAPRGISSLDIVWEFEGTAPVTGSITSESTPPLRLPLPPAGEQVAHTADGDGFAPVQPARLVLRAAGGGADSGEEEAGIVLRRPRLTADARILRLPDRNAGRAPMEAPAASEPSSRAGERPPESILLWIVDTLRVDRLGLYGHDRPASPNFDALAERSTVFEHAVAQSSWTRPAVATLLTGVGPERHGIRELDHGLEESFATLPERLRELGYATAGFSANANVTGGTGFGQGFDRFEYEAVDVDELAERALVWLDELTARSPEQPFFLMILGVEPHAAFAPAEPFRSRLAAAVDDPELGSTAHMRALASKDVPSTPATVEKLFLLYDAEIAWNDHVFGELRRALDQRSRNPLVAVIADHGEAFEERGVFGHAWDLHREVLDIPFLIHRPGQTEGRRVALPVQQADLLPTLMEIAGGEPGAGIEGDSLVPLLGPEPAAAADWSEGLSDRLILSTMDTFRRPAASLVRGRYKLIELRRPGHAPSRQLFDRVEDPEEHRDLAGERPILAGRMARLLREELELSRRGAVPAPEVELDEDTRRGLQALGYIE; encoded by the coding sequence ATGCGGTGCCGCGCGTTTCGCTATCCGGGGGCGCAGGCGCAGATCGTGGGCGTCTTCTGGGACGACGTGGAGGTCGCGTCTCTGGAGTTCGATGCCGGCTTCACGGAGGGCGGATTCGTCGTGCCGGCGGAACGGGCGACTCCAGGCAGTCACCGGCTCGCCCTGGTCCCGGCGTACTTCGGGCGGCCTGAGGGGAGCGGAGACGCCGTCCAGGCGCCTAGGCACTCCCGGAAGCTGTCGTTTGCCTGCGACTGGATTGCGCTCGGGGATGGCCCAGTGGCCGGCGAAGCGCGCGGCGAAGGCGACACGCTCTGGATCCCGGCGGCCAGCGAGGTTTCCTTCTTCCTGGAACCGGAGAACGAGCTCGAGTTGCAGTGGGAGGGCGTCGCTCCTCGGGGCATCAGCAGCCTCGACATCGTGTGGGAGTTCGAGGGTACGGCGCCAGTGACGGGGTCCATCACCTCGGAGTCCACTCCGCCGCTGCGCCTGCCGCTGCCGCCGGCGGGTGAGCAGGTGGCGCACACGGCCGACGGCGACGGGTTCGCGCCCGTTCAACCGGCGCGGCTCGTGCTGCGCGCCGCCGGGGGAGGTGCGGATTCCGGTGAGGAGGAGGCAGGCATCGTTCTGCGGCGGCCGCGGCTGACCGCCGACGCGCGGATTTTGCGGCTGCCGGATCGAAACGCCGGGCGAGCGCCTATGGAAGCGCCGGCGGCGTCGGAGCCCTCTTCGCGTGCGGGCGAACGACCGCCCGAGTCGATCCTGCTCTGGATCGTCGACACGCTGCGGGTCGACCGGCTCGGTCTGTACGGTCACGACCGGCCGGCATCGCCGAACTTCGACGCCCTGGCGGAACGCTCGACCGTGTTCGAACACGCGGTCGCGCAGTCGTCGTGGACGCGGCCGGCCGTCGCCACGCTGCTGACCGGAGTGGGGCCCGAACGCCATGGCATCCGGGAACTGGACCACGGCCTGGAGGAGTCCTTCGCCACCCTGCCGGAGCGGCTGCGGGAACTCGGATACGCCACGGCGGGCTTCTCCGCGAACGCGAACGTGACCGGCGGCACCGGGTTCGGGCAGGGTTTCGATCGTTTCGAGTACGAAGCGGTCGACGTGGACGAACTCGCGGAGCGGGCGCTCGTCTGGCTGGACGAGCTGACGGCCCGCTCTCCGGAGCAGCCGTTCTTCTTGATGATCCTGGGCGTCGAGCCGCACGCCGCATTCGCGCCGGCGGAACCGTTCCGCAGCCGGTTGGCGGCGGCAGTGGACGATCCCGAACTGGGTTCGACAGCGCACATGAGGGCGCTCGCCAGCAAGGACGTTCCGTCGACGCCGGCGACGGTGGAGAAGCTGTTCCTCCTCTACGACGCGGAGATCGCCTGGAACGATCACGTCTTCGGGGAACTACGACGCGCATTGGACCAGCGGAGCCGGAACCCTCTCGTCGCGGTCATCGCGGACCACGGCGAAGCCTTCGAGGAGCGGGGCGTCTTCGGCCACGCCTGGGATCTCCATCGGGAGGTGCTCGACATCCCGTTCCTGATCCACCGGCCGGGCCAGACGGAGGGCCGGCGCGTGGCGCTGCCGGTGCAGCAGGCGGATCTGCTGCCGACCCTGATGGAGATCGCCGGCGGCGAGCCGGGGGCGGGGATCGAAGGCGACAGCCTGGTGCCCCTGCTTGGTCCCGAGCCGGCCGCGGCTGCGGATTGGTCCGAGGGCCTCTCCGACCGGCTCATCCTCTCGACGATGGATACCTTCCGCCGTCCCGCCGCCTCGCTCGTGCGCGGTCGCTACAAGCTGATCGAGCTGCGCCGTCCCGGACATGCACCGAGCCGGCAACTGTTCGACCGGGTGGAAGATCCGGAAGAGCACCGCGATCTGGCCGGCGAACGGCCGATCCTGGCTGGTCGTATGGCCCGGTTGCTGCGTGAGGAGTTGGAACTCTCGCGACGCGGCGCGGTCCCGGCGCCGGAAGTCGAGTTGGACGAGGACACCCGCCGCGGGCTCCAGGCGCTCGGCTACATCGAGTAG
- a CDS encoding outer membrane lipoprotein-sorting protein, with translation MNRLPVGTGAALAVASLLSAAVAAAQPADPPLDVLMRATDDAMRGDSSESRITMRIKTERWQRELRLHVVSEGTETALVRIEAPAKERGTATLKVEQNIWNYLPKVDRTIKVPGSMMQAAWMGSHFTNDDLVHESRYSEDFECAYRERPADGSGHWLVRCIPLPDAPVVWGAIDARFRAQDMLLDQAEYFDERDRLVRTIRYEDFGPLGGRTLPRRMRVIPADDADEFTEIVYEEHAFNVDLPAGTFSLRSLRQ, from the coding sequence GTGAACAGGCTCCCTGTTGGCACCGGTGCCGCACTGGCGGTCGCCTCTCTCCTCTCCGCCGCCGTTGCGGCGGCGCAGCCGGCCGACCCGCCACTCGACGTGCTGATGCGCGCCACCGACGACGCGATGCGGGGCGACTCCAGCGAGAGCCGGATCACGATGCGGATCAAGACGGAGCGCTGGCAGCGTGAGTTGCGTCTTCACGTCGTCTCGGAGGGCACTGAGACGGCTCTGGTGCGGATCGAAGCACCGGCGAAGGAGCGCGGCACGGCCACACTCAAGGTCGAACAGAACATCTGGAACTACCTGCCCAAGGTCGACCGGACGATCAAGGTGCCGGGGTCGATGATGCAGGCGGCGTGGATGGGCAGCCACTTCACGAACGACGACCTGGTCCACGAATCCCGCTACAGCGAGGACTTTGAGTGCGCCTACCGTGAACGGCCGGCGGACGGCTCCGGACATTGGCTGGTGCGCTGCATCCCGCTGCCGGATGCTCCGGTCGTGTGGGGCGCGATCGACGCCCGGTTCCGGGCGCAGGACATGCTGCTCGACCAGGCCGAGTACTTCGACGAGCGCGACCGTCTGGTGCGCACGATCCGTTACGAGGACTTCGGTCCGCTGGGCGGCAGGACGCTGCCGCGGCGGATGCGGGTGATTCCGGCGGACGATGCCGACGAGTTCACCGAGATCGTCTACGAGGAACACGCGTTCAACGTCGATCTGCCGGCGGGTACCTTCTCGCTGCGGTCCTTGCGGCAATAG
- a CDS encoding ABC transporter permease translates to MKILRMAWRNLWRNGRRTLVTVGAMTLALWAMVLYTSLMQGMLGSMESTLLDVELGDFQIHADGYRERPSIWERIEDPDAVLEALDKTGLRSSARLLGGALVASGDASTGALLKGLRPDRDAQVSDVHQRLDRGEWLDPADASGVVLGYRLARTLGIDVGDELIALSQATDGSMANDLFRVRGVLQSLSEETDRATVFLVENQFRSFFALEDGAHQVIIRSGEGQTLDAAGEMAQEAIAASAPEAEVKSWRDLLPGLANMFDSAQAAVQVVAFVVYVVIAIMILNAMLMAVFERIREFGVLKAIGVSPRRVLALILTEGALQAALAIAIGLVASLPTLWFVTTRGIDVGQLGGTAIMGVSMDRIWTGAVSPATIAGPVFILLFIVGLAVLFPAFKAARISPIEAIHHQ, encoded by the coding sequence ATGAAGATCCTCCGCATGGCCTGGCGCAACCTGTGGCGGAACGGTCGCCGCACGCTGGTCACGGTCGGTGCGATGACCCTGGCCTTGTGGGCGATGGTGCTCTACACGTCGCTCATGCAGGGGATGCTGGGCAGCATGGAGAGCACCCTGCTCGACGTGGAGCTGGGCGACTTCCAGATCCACGCCGACGGCTACCGTGAGCGGCCTTCCATCTGGGAGCGGATCGAGGATCCGGACGCCGTGCTCGAGGCGCTGGACAAGACCGGGTTGCGGTCGAGTGCTCGCTTGCTCGGCGGCGCCCTGGTCGCTTCGGGCGACGCGTCGACCGGGGCGTTGCTCAAGGGGCTCAGACCCGACCGGGACGCGCAGGTGAGCGATGTCCACCAGCGCCTCGACCGGGGTGAGTGGCTGGATCCGGCCGATGCCTCCGGCGTGGTGCTCGGGTACAGGCTCGCACGGACGCTTGGAATTGACGTCGGCGACGAACTCATCGCGCTCAGCCAGGCGACCGACGGCAGCATGGCGAACGACCTGTTTCGGGTCCGGGGCGTGCTGCAGAGCCTGAGCGAGGAGACGGACCGCGCGACCGTGTTCCTCGTGGAGAACCAGTTCCGCAGCTTCTTTGCGCTCGAGGACGGAGCGCACCAGGTCATCATCCGCAGCGGGGAAGGACAGACCCTCGACGCTGCCGGGGAGATGGCCCAGGAGGCCATTGCGGCGAGCGCACCCGAGGCCGAGGTGAAGAGCTGGAGGGATCTCCTGCCGGGTCTCGCGAACATGTTCGATTCCGCTCAAGCCGCCGTCCAGGTCGTGGCCTTCGTGGTCTACGTCGTGATCGCGATCATGATCCTGAACGCGATGCTGATGGCGGTCTTCGAGCGGATCCGCGAGTTCGGCGTGCTGAAGGCGATCGGCGTTTCGCCGCGACGGGTGCTGGCGCTCATCCTTACCGAGGGCGCTCTGCAGGCGGCGCTGGCGATCGCCATCGGGCTGGTGGCCAGCCTGCCCACGCTCTGGTTCGTCACCACACGGGGGATCGACGTCGGCCAACTGGGCGGAACCGCCATCATGGGCGTTTCGATGGACCGGATCTGGACGGGAGCGGTCAGCCCGGCGACGATCGCCGGGCCGGTCTTCATCCTGCTGTTCATCGTCGGGCTGGCGGTCCTGTTCCCGGCCTTCAAGGCGGCGCGGATCAGCCCGATCGAGGCGATCCATCACCAGTAA
- a CDS encoding FtsX-like permease family protein, translating to MKGPNVATLAWRNLWRNRRRTLLTMGSIVFGVFLAVVFTAMQDRNWKDMIDLAARLGGGHVSLQHPEYLDTPTLTRTVVRDEVVDAALEGEARHIAHAVDRVIGPTMLATAGENFSAAFIAFDPEAEDETTLSILEALDQGSALEPGDRDGVILGHRLASNLGMELGDKVVYTLTDRNGEIVSGLARLRGTLRTNAPTVDGGFCLLPIGTVRDLLGYGTDEATLVAVFLKDQRRSGGIAGRLDRELGESVAALPWNTSQPQLAAFIALKVGGAVVMEILIAVLVAAGIFNTLFVSVMERLREFGIMLAIGWSPGRLFRLVMMESAWLAVLGLVGAFLITIGPYLYLSSAGLDLTAFYGGTVEVAGVGLDPVLKIGIFPRNAVLICLFAVVATLASGIYPAWRAGRVQPVDTIKVV from the coding sequence ATGAAGGGACCGAACGTCGCTACCCTGGCCTGGCGCAACCTGTGGCGAAACCGCCGGCGCACCCTGCTGACGATGGGCTCGATCGTCTTCGGCGTGTTCCTGGCGGTCGTGTTCACGGCGATGCAGGATCGCAACTGGAAGGACATGATCGATCTGGCCGCCCGCCTCGGCGGGGGCCACGTCAGCCTTCAGCATCCCGAGTACCTCGATACGCCGACGCTGACCCGCACCGTCGTCCGCGACGAGGTGGTGGACGCGGCGCTCGAGGGTGAGGCCCGTCACATCGCCCACGCCGTCGACCGGGTCATCGGACCGACAATGTTGGCCACGGCGGGCGAGAACTTCAGTGCCGCCTTCATCGCGTTCGACCCGGAGGCCGAGGACGAGACGACCCTGTCCATCCTGGAGGCGCTGGACCAGGGCTCGGCCCTTGAACCCGGCGACCGCGACGGGGTGATCCTGGGCCACAGGCTGGCCAGCAACCTGGGGATGGAACTGGGCGACAAGGTGGTCTACACCCTGACCGACAGGAACGGCGAGATCGTTAGCGGCCTTGCACGGTTGCGCGGAACATTGCGGACCAACGCGCCGACGGTCGACGGCGGTTTCTGCCTGCTGCCGATCGGCACGGTGCGCGACCTGCTCGGCTACGGAACGGACGAGGCGACGCTGGTCGCCGTCTTCCTGAAGGACCAGCGGAGGAGCGGCGGGATCGCCGGCCGGCTGGACCGGGAACTGGGCGAGTCGGTGGCGGCTCTTCCCTGGAACACGAGTCAGCCGCAACTGGCGGCGTTCATCGCGCTCAAGGTCGGCGGGGCGGTCGTCATGGAGATTCTGATCGCGGTGCTGGTCGCGGCGGGGATCTTCAACACCCTGTTCGTCAGCGTGATGGAGCGGCTGCGGGAGTTCGGGATCATGCTCGCGATCGGCTGGAGTCCGGGCCGGCTGTTCCGGCTGGTCATGATGGAGAGCGCCTGGCTGGCGGTCCTCGGTCTCGTCGGCGCCTTCCTGATCACGATCGGGCCCTACCTCTACCTGTCCTCGGCGGGCCTCGACCTGACCGCGTTCTATGGCGGCACGGTGGAGGTCGCCGGCGTCGGCCTGGACCCGGTCCTCAAGATCGGCATCTTCCCGCGCAACGCGGTGCTGATCTGCCTGTTCGCGGTCGTGGCAACCCTCGCTTCGGGCATCTATCCGGCCTGGCGCGCGGGCCGGGTGCAGCCCGTCGACACGATCAAGGTGGTGTGA